One segment of Onychomys torridus chromosome 3, mOncTor1.1, whole genome shotgun sequence DNA contains the following:
- the Gdf3 gene encoding LOW QUALITY PROTEIN: growth/differentiation factor 3 (The sequence of the model RefSeq protein was modified relative to this genomic sequence to represent the inferred CDS: deleted 1 base in 1 codon), translated as MQPPLRLSTLGFLLLCLAWGQPTKFQEYDFLQFLDLEKAPSPRSFQPVPRILRKIFQAREAAAAGGASQDFCYVKELGVRGNLLRLLPDQGFFLNTQNPSRDGACLQKYLYFKLPAIKEKGTVTMARLTVDLGPRSYYNLGPEVEVALSVVEEPGVWGRSHPKPGRTLAQQSVPGPQGPLHFNLQDVVKDWNGNRRKNLGLYLEILAKEDRHSGANVQVEDTCDRLILSLHASLLVVTLNPDRCPSSSRKRRAAIPVPKGSCRNLCHRHQLFINFRDLGWHKWIIAPKGFMANYCHGDCPFSMTTYLNSSNYAFMQALMHAIDPKVPKAVCIPIKLSPISMLYQDNDETVVLRHYEDMVVDECGCG; from the exons ATGCAGCCTCCCCTAAGGCTTTCGACTCTCGGCTTCCTCCTGTTGTGTCTGGCCTGGGGCCAGCCAACCAAGTTTCAAGAATATGACTTTCTGCAGTTTCTGGACTTGGAGAAAGCTCCTTCACCTCGCAGCTTCCAACCTGTGCCCCGCATCTTAAGGAAAATCTTCCAGGCTCGAGAAGCTGCTGCAGCGGGCGGGGCCTCGCAGGACTTCTGCTACGTGAAGGAGCTTGGTGTCCGTGGGAACCTGCTTCGGCTTCTGCCAGACCAGG GTTTCTTTCTTAACACGCAGAACCCTTCCCGAGACGGTGCTTGCCTACAGAAGTACCTCTACTTTAAGTTGCCTGCTATCAAAGAAAAGGGAACGGTGACCATGGCCCGGCTGACTGTAGACTTGGGACCCAGGTCCTACTACAACCTGGGTCCAGAAGTGGAGGTGGCTCTGTCTGTGGTTGAGGAGCCTGGTGTGTGGGGGCGATCCCACCCTAAGCCAGGCAGAACGCTTGCTCAGCAGTCTGTCCCAGGACCTCAGGGTCCTCTTCATTTCAACCTGCAGGATGTGGTTAAGGATTGGAATGGCAACCGACGGAAGAATTTGGGCTTGTACTTAGAGATTCTGGCCAAAGAGGACAGACACTCTGGGGCAAATGTC CAGGTTGAGGACACCTGTGACCGGCTGATCCTCTCTCTTCACGCCTCTCTGCTGGTGGTGACCCTCAACCCCGATCGTTGTCCCTCCTCTTCCAGAAAAAGGAGGGCAGCCATCCCTGTCCCCAAGGGTTCTTGTAGGAACCTCTGCCATCGTCATCAGCTGTTCATCAACTTCCGGGACCTGGGTTGGCACAAGTGGATCATTGCCCCCAAGGGGTTCATGGCAAATTACTGTCACGGAGATTGTCCCTTCTCAATGACCACATATTTGAATAGTTCCAATTATGCTTTCATGCAGGCACTGATGCATGCGATTGACCCCAAGGTCCCCAAGGCTGTCTGTATCCCCATCAAGCTGTCTCCCATTTCCATGCTCTACCAAGATAATGATGAGACGGTCGTTCTCCGACATTATGAAGACATGGTAGTGGATGAATGTGGGTGTGGGTAG